A genome region from Magnetofaba australis IT-1 includes the following:
- a CDS encoding transposase domain-containing protein produces MEPFTYLRHLFEKIPAAQTVADFEALLPWSLNPDMTPKAKPTL; encoded by the coding sequence CTGGAGCCATTCACCTATCTGCGGCATCTGTTCGAGAAGATACCGGCGGCGCAGACCGTAGCGGATTTCGAGGCGCTGCTGCCCTGGAGCCTCAATCCCGACATGACCCCGAAGGCCAAGCCTACCCTCTGA